ACGGCGAACTCGACGGCCTGCTGGCCGGATCCGCACTTGCGCTCGATGGAGACCGACGGGACGTGGACGGGGTAGCCGGCCGACAGCCAGGCCTGGCGGCCCGGGGTGCCGGACTGCTCGCCGGCCTGGCCGACGCAGCCGACCATGAAGTCCTCGACGGTGCCGGGGTCGATCCCGGTGCGGTCGACGAGCCCGGTCAGCACGCCGGCGAGCAGGTCGACGGCGTGGATCTCGGAGAGCGCGCCACCCGGCTTCCCCTTGCCCATCGGGGAGCGGACGACGTCGACGATGACGGCCTCGGGCATGACACCTCCAGATTGTTGATCATGAATAGCGTAACTGCCGACCGGGTCTTGCGAGAAGGGGTCAGGGCCATGCAATTATGCTTACGAATATCATGGTCTAGGTCACAGTGAGGTGGCCGGAGGGGAGTGCGGACGACATGAGCGAGCTCGGCACCAAGAACCTGGAGAAGCTGAAGGGGACCCATCTCGACCGGTCCGACCAGGAGGAGCTCCTGGCCACGCAGACGGAGTGCAGCTTCGTCTTCCTCGACGACGAGGGGTGGCCGCGGGGCGTCATCATGAGCTTCATCCACGACAAGGGCAGCATCTGGCTGACGGCCGTCGAGGGACGGGCGCACGTGAAGGGCGCCGAGCGCGACGAGCGCGTCAGCGTCATCGTGTCCAGCGCCGGCAGCGGTCTGCCCGGGCGTCGGATGGTCTCCATCAAGGGTCGCGTGAAGGTCCACCGCGACCCCGAGGTGAAGGACTGGTTCCTCCACGAGTTCACCCACCGCATCCAGCCCGCCGACCCGCACTCGTGGCGCAAGCTCCTCGACAGTCCCAACCGGGTCGTCTTCGAGGTCGTGCCCGACGGCAAGATCACCAGCCACGACCAGCGCAAGATCCCCGGCAACGGTCGTGGCATGGCCAAGGACGCCGACACCGGCCGCAAGGTCGGTCCGTGACCCGACGCCTCGAGGGCCGCGTCGCGGCCGTCGTCGGCGGTGGCTCCGGGATGGGACGTGCCGTCTCCCTGCGGCTCGCGCAGGAGGGCGCGCACGTGTACGTCGCGGACCTCGCGCCCGCCGCGGCCGAGGCCGTGGCGGGCGAGGCGCTTGCGGCGGGCGGGTCCGCGGTCGGCGTGGCGCTCGACGCCACGTCGACGCAGGAGCTGCGCGACTTCTACGCCCGGGTGGACGCCGAGCACGGGGTGCTCCACGTCCTCCACAACCAGGTCGGCATGCCCGGCGCGGGCGGGATCGACGTCAGCGGGGCGGACTTCGACCGGGCGATCGACGTGAACGTGCGGTCGGCCTTCTACGTCGCCTCGCTCGGCTACGAGCTCGTCCGGCGGGCCGAGCGCCGGGGGTCGATCACCATGACGGCGAGCACCGCCGCGCTGGTCGGCTCGCCCTTCAGTCCGCTCTACTCGCTGACCAAGGGGGCGCTGACGGCGTACACGCGCGCGCTCGCCCTCCACGGCGGCCCCGACGGCGTGCGCGTCAACTGCGTGTGTCCCGGCCCGGTCGACACCCCGATGCTTCCGACCTTCTTCGGTCGCGACCCCGGTGCGGACACGGCCGACCTGAAGGAC
This Nocardioides alkalitolerans DNA region includes the following protein-coding sequences:
- a CDS encoding SDR family oxidoreductase; its protein translation is MTRRLEGRVAAVVGGGSGMGRAVSLRLAQEGAHVYVADLAPAAAEAVAGEALAAGGSAVGVALDATSTQELRDFYARVDAEHGVLHVLHNQVGMPGAGGIDVSGADFDRAIDVNVRSAFYVASLGYELVRRAERRGSITMTASTAALVGSPFSPLYSLTKGALTAYTRALALHGGPDGVRVNCVCPGPVDTPMLPTFFGRDPGADTADLKDAFINLVPLQRAATPAEIAGVVAFLASDDAGFVTGTTIPVDGGQTAR
- a CDS encoding pyridoxamine 5'-phosphate oxidase family protein; the encoded protein is MSELGTKNLEKLKGTHLDRSDQEELLATQTECSFVFLDDEGWPRGVIMSFIHDKGSIWLTAVEGRAHVKGAERDERVSVIVSSAGSGLPGRRMVSIKGRVKVHRDPEVKDWFLHEFTHRIQPADPHSWRKLLDSPNRVVFEVVPDGKITSHDQRKIPGNGRGMAKDADTGRKVGP